In the Campylobacter sp. RM6914 genome, one interval contains:
- the thiS gene encoding sulfur carrier protein ThiS yields MVNIVLNGKEITLESDMTVEEFLLKFGFELKFIALERDYEILPRNMWQEQTMGLGKKYEVVEFVGGG; encoded by the coding sequence ATGGTAAACATAGTCCTGAACGGCAAAGAAATCACTCTTGAAAGTGATATGACAGTAGAGGAATTTTTACTCAAATTTGGATTTGAACTCAAATTTATAGCACTTGAGCGCGACTATGAAATTTTACCAAGAAACATGTGGCAAGAACAGACGATGGGCCTTGGTAAAAAATATGAAGTGGTAGAATTTGTAGGAGGCGGTTAA
- a CDS encoding pyridoxal phosphate-dependent aminotransferase, translating into MVLAKRMQTLSESLTIAISSKAKEMKAAGIDVISLSAGEPDFDTPVTIKNSVKEALDKGCSKYTPVPGTAEVLKAISAKFERDNGLKYEPSQIITNVGAKHSLFNVFQALVDEGDEVIIPSPYWVSYPEIVKFCGGKPVFIETNESTEFKITPQQLKDAITPKTKILSLNHPTNPTGSVYTRDEIAALGEVLKGTDIIITSDEIYEKLVYDVEFVSVASVSQDLFNRTVTINGLSKCGAMPGWRFGYIASPINELNAAMKKLQSQSTSNISSIVQAGAIPSLLGKTDDDIERMRREYQSRRDIAVNLINEIDGLSVDSPKGAFYLFVNCSKVEPDSMKFCQDMLLKANVATVPGVGFGMDGYFRISFATDIGSIKKAIARIAEFVKTYK; encoded by the coding sequence ATGGTTTTAGCAAAAAGAATGCAAACTCTAAGCGAGTCTTTAACAATAGCAATCAGCTCAAAAGCAAAAGAGATGAAGGCGGCAGGGATTGATGTCATCAGTCTTTCAGCGGGCGAACCTGACTTTGACACACCTGTAACTATAAAAAACAGTGTAAAAGAAGCACTTGATAAAGGCTGCTCAAAATACACCCCGGTTCCTGGAACGGCTGAAGTTTTAAAAGCAATCTCGGCTAAATTTGAAAGAGATAACGGACTAAAATACGAACCTAGCCAGATAATAACAAACGTCGGAGCCAAGCATTCTTTATTTAACGTCTTTCAAGCACTTGTTGATGAGGGCGATGAAGTTATCATACCAAGCCCGTATTGGGTAAGTTACCCGGAGATAGTGAAATTCTGCGGAGGCAAGCCTGTATTTATCGAAACAAACGAAAGCACTGAATTTAAAATCACCCCTCAACAACTCAAAGACGCTATAACTCCAAAAACAAAAATTTTAAGCCTAAACCACCCTACAAATCCAACAGGATCAGTATATACTCGCGATGAGATAGCAGCTCTTGGAGAGGTGCTAAAGGGCACTGACATCATCATAACAAGCGATGAAATTTATGAAAAATTAGTTTATGACGTAGAATTTGTATCAGTTGCATCTGTTAGTCAAGATCTTTTTAATCGCACCGTCACGATAAATGGACTAAGCAAATGCGGCGCAATGCCGGGTTGGAGATTTGGTTACATAGCAAGTCCGATAAACGAGCTAAATGCAGCCATGAAAAAGCTACAAAGCCAAAGTACTAGCAACATAAGCTCTATCGTCCAAGCAGGTGCCATACCTTCACTTTTAGGAAAAACAGACGATGATATAGAACGCATGAGACGCGAGTATCAATCACGTCGCGATATCGCAGTTAATCTTATAAACGAGATAGATGGGCTTAGTGTAGACTCGCCAAAAGGTGCATTTTATCTATTTGTAAACTGCTCTAAAGTTGAACCAGATAGCATGAAATTTTGTCAAGACATGCTTTTAAAAGCAAATGTAGCCACTGTTCCTGGGGTTGGATTTGGTATGGATGGATATTTTAGGATAAGCTTTGCTACAGATATAGGAAGTATCAAAAAGGCTATCGCTAGGATAGCAGAGTTTGTAAAAACTTACAAATAA
- the speA gene encoding biosynthetic arginine decarboxylase — MNDYGLNIWGNSNFVIENGKVCINSAGKPAIIDIVKDIRKEGYRGPLLLRFPHLIQKQIEQIHASFAKAKKEFEYKGNFNAVFPLKVNQYPGFVKNLTRLGKPYNYGLEAGSKAELLLTMAYNNDGAPITVNGFKDKELINIGFIAAEMGHNITLTIEGLNELEAIIATAKERFAPKPNIGLRIRLHSAGSGIWAKSGGIYSKFGLTSTELIEAVNLLKKANLLDCFTMIHFHIGSQINEIHPLKKALTEAGNIYVELRKMGATNLKAINLGGGLAIEYSQFKQTISRNYTLNEYANDVVYLLKNIANQKNEFEPDIFIESGRFVSASHALLVAPVLELFSQDHTEEKLNLKKKNPPLITELYDLYETIKPSNALEYLHDAIHHMESVLTLFDLGYVDLQDRSNAEILVQLISKKAVIMLGNKNSTADLVRIQEEIKERYLVNFSMFQSMPDFWGLQQNFPIMPLDRLDIRPTLPACIWDITCDSDGEISYNEDGNQLFLHDVDVEKEEYFLGFFLVGAYQEVLGMKHNLFTHPTEATIELTPEGYTIKDVIESQSILDIMEDLDYDIYEIQDTLNERLEKSNLINETQKKQILGELYLFLNDNSYLKTIN, encoded by the coding sequence ATGAATGATTATGGTTTAAATATCTGGGGAAACTCAAATTTTGTCATAGAAAATGGCAAGGTTTGCATAAATTCGGCAGGAAAACCAGCGATAATCGACATTGTAAAAGATATACGCAAAGAGGGCTATAGAGGTCCATTGCTTCTTCGTTTTCCACACCTTATACAAAAGCAGATCGAGCAAATTCATGCAAGCTTTGCTAAGGCAAAAAAGGAATTTGAGTATAAAGGCAATTTTAACGCGGTTTTTCCTCTAAAAGTAAATCAATACCCAGGTTTTGTTAAAAACCTAACACGCCTTGGCAAGCCGTATAACTACGGGCTTGAAGCAGGAAGTAAGGCAGAGCTTCTTTTGACTATGGCATACAACAACGACGGCGCACCAATAACGGTAAACGGATTTAAAGACAAAGAGCTTATAAATATCGGCTTTATCGCGGCTGAAATGGGACACAACATAACTTTAACCATCGAGGGCCTAAATGAGCTTGAAGCGATCATCGCAACCGCAAAGGAGAGATTTGCCCCAAAACCAAACATCGGACTTCGCATACGTCTGCACTCTGCAGGCTCTGGCATATGGGCTAAGAGCGGTGGAATTTATTCTAAATTCGGACTAACTTCAACCGAGCTTATCGAAGCGGTAAATTTGCTTAAAAAAGCGAATTTGCTTGACTGCTTTACTATGATACACTTTCATATCGGCTCGCAAATAAATGAAATTCACCCACTTAAAAAGGCGCTAACCGAGGCAGGCAACATCTATGTTGAGCTAAGAAAAATGGGTGCAACAAACCTAAAAGCCATAAATTTAGGCGGCGGTTTGGCGATTGAGTATTCGCAATTTAAACAAACTATAAGCCGCAACTATACTCTAAACGAATATGCAAACGACGTTGTTTATCTTCTAAAAAATATCGCAAATCAAAAAAATGAATTCGAGCCTGATATTTTTATAGAAAGCGGGCGTTTTGTTTCGGCTTCTCACGCACTTTTGGTGGCTCCTGTGCTTGAACTTTTCAGCCAAGACCATACCGAAGAAAAGCTAAATTTAAAAAAGAAAAATCCACCTTTAATAACCGAACTTTACGATCTTTACGAGACGATAAAGCCTTCAAATGCACTTGAATATCTGCATGATGCGATCCACCATATGGAAAGTGTGCTTACGCTGTTTGACCTTGGTTATGTTGATCTTCAAGATCGCTCAAATGCAGAAATTTTAGTCCAGCTGATAAGTAAAAAAGCCGTTATCATGCTTGGCAATAAAAACAGCACCGCAGACCTTGTGCGCATACAAGAGGAGATAAAAGAGCGTTATCTAGTAAATTTCTCGATGTTTCAATCCATGCCCGATTTTTGGGGTTTACAGCAAAACTTCCCTATCATGCCATTAGATAGGCTTGATATACGCCCTACACTTCCTGCTTGTATCTGGGATATAACATGCGATAGCGACGGCGAGATAAGCTACAACGAAGACGGTAATCAGCTCTTCTTGCACGATGTAGATGTTGAAAAGGAGGAGTATTTTTTGGGATTTTTCCTAGTTGGTGCGTATCAAGAAGTTCTTGGGATGAAGCACAACCTCTTTACTCATCCTACGGAAGCAACGATAGAGCTTACGCCTGAAGGCTACACTATAAAAGATGTGATCGAAAGTCAGTCGATACTTGATATCATGGAGGATCTTGACTATGATATTTACGAGATACAAGACACTTTGAACGAAAGGCTTGAAAAGTCAAATTTAATCAACGAAACACAGAAAAAACAAATTTTAGGAGAACTTTATCTGTTTTTAAATGACAATAGTTATCTAAAAACTATTAATTGA